From one Danio rerio strain Tuebingen ecotype United States chromosome 19, GRCz12tu, whole genome shotgun sequence genomic stretch:
- the col11a2 gene encoding collagen alpha-2(XI) chain isoform X1 translates to MDIRKKRRPWCMETSFVLLLCLSMAQADPVDVLRVLQLPSLPEGVQKVPGFCTSRLSGTPDHAYRITKKAQISAPTKQLFSGRFPENFSIMTLVKAKAGLQAFLLSIYNEQGVQQLGLELGRSPIFLYEDQHRKPAPEDYPLFKGVNLADGKWHRIAISVQKKNITLILDCKNRITKTLPRSNNPVLDTKGITVFGARLLDEEVFQGEIQQLLIASNPQAAYDFCEHYSPDCDSPLPKVQSQDPNTYHFDEEQDDYEYPYYYEGTTSVPPSPSKPPSVPAETLTEQAGKANNGKVTKQKTAPAAKPAPAKPAKSKPTPAPKTAKSKPTAAQLLISKIKPTPASKLAAKPKATPAPKNDKKKTNDNGKVNNGQTKVNGNGNGKSNGNGKDTNGKAKAGSNGKPNNNGNGNGKKTNGDAKINGNGPKTVKTVTKVASAKKSETPATKTVTGKPKAQVKAQPTKSKTDKTKANASPAKPKDTKAKAASVTQKPAVFKPTPVPLPRPSKTILDVNNVKSMSRNFPPFDKAVVSATTIKKKPTNGYQQDVDPAYSEADHTPTETDYYYTVEEEAAPQPESDLTGYDESINQVDETVPVEEMDATKTGGEVASQTPEEPFTEEYITSDFGMKEYDYSYKDYNEPIIESKTEDTLGPALSAVTEEGGASVRAIKGEKGEPAVLEPGMLIEGPPGPEGPAGLPGPSGPQGQPGSVGDPGERGPTGKAGLPGADGVPGPPGTSVMLPFRFGQSAGEKGPVASAQEAQAQAILSQARLALKGPSGPMGFTGRPGPLGTPGSPGFKGERGDPGAQGPRGPQGVSGPPGKAGRRGRAGADGARGMPGESGIKGDRGFDGLPGLPGDKGYRGQPGGMGPPGPHGEDGERGDDGDVGPRGLPGEPGPRGLLGPKGPSGLPGPPGVRGNDGPHGPKGNLGPQGEPGPPGQQGAPGTQGMPGPQGATGPPGEKGPTGKPGLPGMPGADGPPGHPGKEGPGGTKGNQGPNGPQGSIGYPGPRGLKGAQGIRGLKGHKGEKGEDGFPGIKGDFGVKGERGEVGVPGPRGEDGPEGPKGRVGPPGEIGPLGLLGEKGKLGVPGLPGYPGRQGIKGSLGFPGFPGTNGEKGTRGLIGKPGPRGQRGPTGPRGQRGPRGATGKSGAKGGSGSDGPPGPPGERGLTGPQGANGFPGPKGPPGPPGKDGLPGHPGQRGEVGFQGKVGPPGPPGVVGPHGPSGETGQMGERGHPGPPGPPGEQGLSGSSGKEGTKGDPGPPGGPGKDGPPGLRGFPGERGLPGTPGSGGLKGNEGPAGPPGPAGSSGERGGAGTAGPVGPPGRPGPQGPPGTSGEKGVPGEKGPVGPAGRDGIQGPVGLPGPAGPPGISGEDGDKGEVGEPGQKGAKGSKGEHGPPGPPGPMGPVGQPGAAGADGETGPRGQQGQFGAKGDEGTRGFPGPPGPIGLQGLPGPGGEKGETGDVGPLGPPGPPGPRGPAGPNGADGPQGPPGGLGNPGPIGEKGEPGESGPPGVGGEPGKLGPRGERGEKGESGQPGTPGPPGGKGPTGDDGPKGNPGPVGFPGDPGPPGEVGPRGQDGAKGDRGEDGEQGEAGSPGPTGENGPPGPPGKRGPAGTRGPEGRQGEKGSKGDSGALGPPGKTGPVGPQGQPGKPGTEGLRGLPGTVGEQGSPGAAGPKGPPGPLGPPGLAGLRGDPGAKGEKGHPGMLGLIGPAGEQGEKGDRGMPGPQGSTGPKGETGISGGTGPLGPAGPAGMPGPRGVKGAKGASGGAGPKGEKGVQGPPGPPGPPGDVIQPLPIQIPKKSKRSIDASKILSEADAEAADTTGSEFLTGNEGMEEIFGSLNSLRQEIESMRFPLGTKESPGRTCQDLHLSQPDLKDGEYWIDPNQGCARDSFKVYCNFTAGGETCLYPSKAVENVKMNSWIKEKPGSLFSQFAKGNKFSYVDSVGEAVGVVQLGFLRLLSVQARQNLTYHCQRSVAWTDQTTDGGYKRALRLQGANDEEISYETSPYIKALIDGCSYRKGLDRTVLEVNTPQVEQLPLLDIRISDFGEDNQKFGFEVGPVCFLG, encoded by the exons ATCCAGTAGATGTTTTGCGGGTGCTGCAGTTGCCTTCCCTTCCTGAAGGTGTGCAGAAGGTTCCGGGTTTCTGTACCTCCCGATTGTCTGGGACTCCTGATCATGCCTACCGCATCACTAAAAAAGCCCAGATCTCTGCCCCCACCAAACAGCTATTCTCAG GACGTTTCCCGGAGAACTTCTCCATCATGACTCTGGTAAAGGCCAAGGCTGGTCTTCAAGCCTTCCTGTTGTCCATCTATAATGAGCAGGGTGTGCAGCAGCTTGGGCTGGAGCTGGGACGCTCACCCATCTTCCTGTATGAGGACCAGCATCGCAAACCTGCCCCAGAGGACTACCCACTGTTCAAAGGCGTCAACCTGGCTGACGGCAA GTGGCACCGCATTGCCATTTCTGTGCAGAAGAAGAACATCACTCTGATCCTGGACTGCAAGAATCGCATCACCAAAACTCTGCCAAGGAGCAACAACCCAGTGTTGGACACCAAGGGCATCACTGTTTTTGGAGCCCGTCTCCTGGATGAGGAGGTTTTCCAG GGTGAGATCCAGCAGCTGCTGATCGCATCCAACCCTCAGGCCGCATATGACTTCTGTGAGCATTACAGCCCTGACTGCGACTCTCCTCTGCCCAAAGTCCAGTCCCAGGACCCAAACACCTAT CACTTTGATGAAGAGCAGGATGATTATGAATACCCCTATTATTATGAAGGAACTACCAGTGTCCCTCCCTCCCCATCCAAACCTCCCTCCGTCCCAGCCGAGACACTCACTGAACAG gCGGGCAAGGCAAACAATGGCAAAGTCACTAAGCAAAAAACTGCTCCAGCTGCAAAGCCTGCTCCAGctaaaccagctaaatccaagCCAACACCAGCACCCAAAACAGCAAAGAGCAAACCTACAGCAGCACAATTATTGATTTCAAAGATAAAACCTACTCCTGCTTCTAAACTAGCAGCTAAACCAAAAGCAACTCCAGCACCAAAGAATGACAAAAAGAAGACCAACGACAATGGAAAGGTCAATAATGGTCAAACTAAAGTAAATGGAAATGGTAATGGCAAGAGCAATGGAAATGGTAAAGACACTAATGGGAAGGCTAAGGCTGGCAGCAATGGTAAACCCAATAACAACGGCAACggcaatggaaaaaaaacaaacggaGATGCTAAAATTAATGGCAATGGCCCGAAAACAGTAAAGACTGTGACCAAAGTAGCATCAGCCAAGAAGTCAGAAACACCCGCTACGAAAACTGTAACAGGAAAACCTAAAGCGCAGGTCAAAGCACAACCAACCAAAAGCAAGACAGACAAAACGAAAGCCAATGCGTCCCCCGCAAAACCAAAAGACACCAAAGCCAAAGCAGCCTCCGTCACTCAAAAACCTGCTGTTTTCAAACCCACCCCCGTGCCTTTGCCTCGACCTTCAAAAACCATCCTCGATGTCAATAACGTCAAATCAATGTCCAGAAATTTCCCACCCTTCGACAAGGCTGTTGTGAGTGCCACCACCATCAAGAAGAAACCGACCAATGGTTACCAACAG GACGTAGATCCTGCTTACTCAGAGGCTGACCACACCCCCACAGAGACCGATTATTATTACACAGTAGAAGAAGAGGCGGCTCCACAGCCAGAGAGTGATCTGACTGGATATGACGAAAGCATTAACCAG GTCGACGAGACTGTCCCCGTTGAGGAAATGGATGCTACCAAGACAGGTGGTGAGGTGGCGTCTCAAACGCCAGAAGAGCCCTTCACTGAGGAGTACATTACAAGCGACTTTGGGATGAAGGAGTATGACTATTCCTACAAGGACTACAATGAGCCCATCATTGAGAGCAAGACGGAGGACACTCTAGGCCCTGCCCTGTCCGCTGTGACAGAGGAGGGGGGT GCCTCAGTGCGAGCCATTAAGGGAGAGAAGGGAGAGCCTGCTGTCCTTGAACCT GGCATGCTGATTGAAGGACCACCAGGACCAGAAGGACCAGCA GGTCTCCCTGGCCCCTCTGGCCCCCAAGGACAACCTGGTTCTGTTGGTGATCCTGGTGAGAGG GGTCCTACTGGTAAGGCTGGTCTACCTGGAGCAGATGGTGTTCCAGGACCTCCAGGAACCTCTGTCATGCTTCCT TTCCGCTTTGGACAGAGCGCTGGAGAGAAAGGACCTGTTGCCTCTGCACAGGAAGCCCAAGCTCAAGCCATTCTGTCTCAAGCTCGG CTTGCCCTGAAAGGACCATCCGGGCCAATGGGTTTCACTGGCCGTCCTGGacctttg GGAACACCTGGAAGTCCTGGCTTTAAGGGAGAAAGGGGGGACCCTGGTGCTCAG GGTCCTAGAGGTCCTCAGGGTGTGTCTGGTCCTCCTGGCAAAGCTGGTCGGAGG GGTCGCGCTGGTGCTGATGGAGCCAGAGGGATGCCAGGAGAGTCTGGAATTAAG gGTGACCGTGGTTTTGATGGCCTTCCTGGTTTGCCTGGTGACAAGGGTTATCGG GGTCAACCTGGAGGAATGGGACCCCCAGGACCACATGGAGAGGACGGAGAGAGG GGAGATGATGGAGATGTTGGACCCAGAGGTCTTCCTGGCGAACCT GGACCCCGTGGTTTGTTGGGGCCTAAAGGGCCTTCTGGACTTCCTGGACCTCCT GGTGTTCGTGGAAATGATGGTCCACATGGTCCAAAAGGAAACTTA GGACCACAAGGAGAGCCCGGTCCTCCAGGCCAGCAGGGGGCTCCAGGAACACAG GGAATGCCAGGTCCACAGGGTGCCACTGGACCACCAGGAGAGAAA GGACCCACAGGAAAGCCAGGTCTACCAGGAATGCCAGGAGCTGATGGTCCTCCC GGTCATCCCGGGAAGGAAGGTCCTGGTGGAACCAAAGGAAATCAA GGTCCTAATGGTCCTCAGGGCTCTATTGGCTATCCTGGCCCTCGGGGATTGAag GGAGCTCAAGGTATCCGTGGACTGAAAGGTCATAAAGGAGAGAAG ggaGAGGATGGATTCCCAGGAATTAAAGGAGACTTTGGTGTGAAGGGAGAGAGG GGAGAGGTGGGCGTGCCCGGCCCAAGAGGAGAAGATGGTCCTGAGGGGCCAAAGGGTCGCGTCGGACCCCCTGGTGAAATTGGTCCCCTCGGCCTGTTGGGAGAGAAG GGTAAACTTGgtgttcctggacttcctggataTCCTGGACGTCAAGGAATAAAG GGGTCCCTTGGTTTCCCAGGATTCCCTGGTACAAATGGCGAGAAGGGCACAAGG GGTTTGATTGGAAAACCTGGACCAAGAGGACAAAGAGGGCCGACA ggTCCTAGAGGGCAGAGAGGACCACGTGGGGCAACTGGGAAATCAGGTGCTAAG GGTGGATCAGGAAGTGACGGGCCTCCTGGACCACCAGGAGAGAGA ggGCTAACTGGACCTCAGGGTGCTAATGGATTCCCTGGGCCAAAGGGACCTCCC GGACCTCCAGGGAAAGATGGACTTCCTGGACACCCTGGACAGAGAGGCGAAGTC GGTTTCCAAGGCAAAGTTGGACCACCTGGCCCACCTGGAGTTGTTGGCCCACAC GGTCCCTCTGGTGAGACTGGTCAGATGGGTGAGCGTGGCCACCCTGGACCTCCAGGACCACCTGGTGAGCAAGGCCTTTCTGGCTCCTCTGGTAAAGAAGGAACCAAAGGAGATCCCGGTCCTCCTGGTGGCCCCGGTAAAGATGGACCCCCTGGACTTAGAGGATTCCCAGGAGAGAGAGGACTACCAGGAACTCCA GGTTCTGGAGGACTGAAAGGAAATGAAGGCCCTGCTGGACCACCTGGTCCTGCG GGTTCATCTGGGGAGAGAGGTGGTGCTGGCACTGCAGGCCCTGTCGGCCCACCTGGACGACCTGGACCTCAGGGACCCCCTGGAACTTCAGGTGAAAAGGGAGTACCA GGCGAGAAAGGTCCGGTTGGTCCAGCTGGTCGTGATGGCATCCAAGGCCCAGTTGGTCTCCCAGGCCCTGCCGGACCTCCAGGTATTTCTGGAGAAGATGGAGACAAG GGTGAGGTTGGAGAGCCAGGACAAAAGGGAGCTAAAGGGTCCAAAGGAGAACAT GGTCCTCCTGGTCCACCTGGGCCGATGGGTCCTGTTGGACAGCCTGGTGCAGCG GGTGCTGATGGTGAGACGGGTCCAAGAGGTCAACAGGGACAGTTTGGTGCCAAGGGAGATGAAGGCACAAGAGGTTTCCCTGGTCCCCCTGGCCCCATAGGATTGCAG GGTTTGCCAGGCCCAGGTGGAGAAAAGGGAGAGACAGGAGATGTTGGACCCTTG GGTCCTCCTGGTCCTCCAGGGCCGCGTGGTCCTGCTGGTCCTAATGGTGCTGAT GGTCCCCAAGGTCCTCCAGGAGGTTTGGGTAATCCAGGTCCCATAGGAGAGAAG GGTGAGCCTGGTGAATCTGGACCACCTGGTGTTGGTGGAGAGCCAGGAAAATTG GGCCCAAGAGGAGAGCGTGGTGAGAAGGGAGAGTCCGGGCAGCCTGGCACCCCTGGTCCTCCTGGAGGAAAGGGACCCACTGGAGATGACGGACCCAAAGGAAACCCT ggTCCTGTTGGATTCCCTGGTGATCCTGGACCCCCTGGTGAAGTTGGACCACGA GGTCAAGATGGTGCAAAGGGTGACAGAGGAGAGGATGGAGAACAAGGAGAAGCC GGCTCACCTGGACCTACTGGAGAGAACGGACCACCTGGACCTCCAGGAAAGAGA GGTCCTGCAGGCACAAGGGGACCGGAGGGCCGTCAAGGAGAGAAAGGAAGCAAG GGTGATTCAGGTGCTCTTGGTCCTCCCGGAAAAACTGGCCCTGTGGGGCCACAGGGACAACCCGGAAAACCAGGAACTGAGGGTCTAAGAGGGTTGCCTGGAACAGTG GGTGAGCAAGGTTCTCCAGGTGCTGCAGGCCCTAAAGGACCTCCTGGACCTCTG GGTCCTCCAGGTCTGGCTGGTCTTCGCGGTGATCCCGGTGCTAAAGGTGAGAAGGGACATCCAGGTATGCTCGGACTGATCGGGCCTGCTGGAGAACAAGGAGAGAAGGGAGACAGAGGCATGCCAGGACCACAGGGATCAACAGGACCCAAGGGAGAAACG ggtATATCTGGAGGAACTGGTCCACTTGGTCCTGCAGGTCCTGCTGGTATGCCT GGCCCGAGGGGTGTCAAAGGAGCTAAAGGTGCCAGT GGTGGGGCTGGTCCTAAAGGAGAAAAGGGTGTACAAGGACCACCAGGACCACCT GGTCCCCCTGGTGATGTCATCCAGCCGCTGCCCATTCAGATCCCCAAGAAGTCCAAGCGCTCCATCGACGCCAGTAAGATTCTGTCTGAGGCTGACGCTGAGGCTGCCGACACCACTGGCTCTGAGTTCCTGACTGGTAATGAAGGAATGGAGGAGATCTTCGGCTCACTTAATTCCCTGCGCCAGGAGATCGAGAGCATGCGCTTCCCATTGGGCACAAAGGAGAGCCCCGGCCGCACCTGCCAGGATCTCCATCTCAGCCAACCAGATCTGAAAGACG GCGAGTATTGGATTGATCCAAATCAAGGCTGTGCTCGCGACTCTTTCAAGGTTTACTGTAACTTCACTGCCGGCGGAGAGACCTGCCTGTATCCCAGCAAAGCAGTGGAGAAT GTAAAGATGAACTCTTGGATAAAGGAGAAGCCTGGGTCCTTGTTCAGTCAGTTTGCAAAGGGCAACAAG TTTTCATATGTAGACTCGGTTGGAGAGGCTGTGGGTGTTGTTCAGCTGGGCTTCTTGCGGCTGCTCAGTGTCCAGGCCAGACAGAACCTCACCTACCACTGCCAACGCTCGGTGGCCTGGACTGACCAAACCACCGACGGCGGATACAAGCGGGCGCTGCGTCTGCAGGGGGCCAATGATGAGGAGATCAGCTATGAGACTAGCCCATATATCAAAGCCCTCATCGACGGCTGCTCC TATCGTAAGGGTCTGGACAGGACGGTGCTGGAGGTGAACACACCTCAGGTGGAGCAGCTCCCTCTGCTGGACATCAGGATCTCAGACTTTGGGGAGGACAATCAGAAATTTGGTTTTGAAGTAGGACCTGTCTGTTTCCtgggataa